The Glycine soja cultivar W05 chromosome 4, ASM419377v2, whole genome shotgun sequence genomic sequence GCGTTTCTTTACTCGACAGTTATCTTGTGTGCAACGGTAGTAGCTTCTACACATGCAGTGTAACCAAAACGCATCATTAGAGAATTTTATATATACTGTACTTGTAGAGGcagtatatataattataactttGACAGGATTAAATAATCATCATTATACGTAactttgagatttttttaaaatgtcaatGAATGAAGCCgcaaacagtttttttttaattattactttgtttattatgtatgaatttaaagcaTATGAACCCCTCAAATAGATGAAATTTACTCatcactttttaaaagttactaCTTAGtctatgtttaaaaaatatatgcattCAGCATTGCTACATAAAATTTTTATAGTTCTGGCCCCACAATTACCGTTAACCTGTCTCCAACCAAGCCTTTTGGGTCTATCTGGTCAGTCCTTCCAGCGAAAAAGAAGTTTATAATTTCTGCAACATGTTGCACTATAAATAAGTTTAGATCtttttacataaatatgttAGAGGCTAAAGTAGAATCTTTGAAATGATGCAATTTTGAAGGGTTGGTTTAAACTCTCGGCATTGCTTTGCATCAAATTAACAAGATCAAGTTTCTCCTTAATTAGGCCATTTACGAGTACATATATACtcgtatatttttaattagcttGGTATATTCGACAATTCATTTCCCTAAAGTGCTCTAGTACTAATCAAGGCAGAGAATAAGCAGATAGACACTCGATCGCCATTAGGATATTCCTATCTAATTCATAGTTTGTAAATTCTCCTAGccagtgtgtgtgtgtaataTACAATTTTGAACCTAACATAAGGTTCCGGAGGCCCTCAAAACTAGCTAGCTAGTTAGCTTCATCGCAATGGCTTTACTAttttttcaaatcctttttttgaATAATAACTGATACTTTGCAAATTGATAGTTAATTAGTTCCCAGAAAACAGCACCCTTTTATAAGAGAGATGTTTATGACTTTGTGTACATCAATTGACAAAATTTTCAACCTCCCAGTTGCAATGTCAAACACCATGATTAAAAATGATAACCACAGTATGAATAAATGTCACAAAATTTTGCGGCATCCCTTTGTTGTAATTAATTACCCCGTCGAAAAATCGACGACGTAATTGAGTGTGAAATCATTGTTGAGCAAATATTCATGATAAAATCAGCATCCAAATATCAACATTGTTTTTTTGCAATAAAAAAGGCACAATAAGTCCTCTATAtttgtatattaattttatgtttctaCACAGCAAAGCATTCCTCAAGACACGAAAATCCTATGAAGGGATGGATGTCTGTGGGGAAAAACTTTAGTACAGACCTAGAGTAGCAATTCCATCAAAGTGTAAAAAAAGCTGTATTTTTGTACTTAAACATACCATAACATACATCTGAGATAAGTTCTATTtagttctctctttttcttttctttttggtgtAAACAGCTTTGTGTTTTTGTGATCATATACATACCATAACATCTAAGAGTTATTTAGTTCTATAACATTGGCAGATTTACATCCTctactttacaaaaaaaagaaagaagaaagaaaaaaacgatTTGCAGTTAACCCCCACAAAACATAATTAAAGTGAAATCTATATAGctttaatatgattaatgatTATAATCATGTCAGCTAACCCAAATTAAGCCTTCCCAAAACCAGTAGTGAGCCAAATATTCAATTCTGATAAAAGTGTGAAACAATGATGAGAGGGGTCGAGAGGTTGGAAAGAAAGAGCGGGagatcagagagagagagagcatatCGGATTTAAACAAATATGCTTTCACCTTTTGTTAATCTATATGCAGTCACTCACTAATGAAGCCAAaacagaaaagagagaaaattttgaattaagggGGTATACCTCGGGTGTTGTGTGTTCTTTACCACTTTCTGTCCGTACTTCCTCCACTTGTAGCCATCATCCAACACATCTACATCGCTCATAGTCTTGAAGCAAAACCTTGGCTCCCTCACCTTTCTCCTtgctttcattttcttcatcttcatgGCAGAAACCCCTAGATGATGATTATCATCTCCTCCAATTCTTTTACCCATCAAACAATCGCTTACTTCTTCCCATGCCCTAAATTCATAGGATGATATATATgcaaccatatatatatatatatatgagacctATCTCTTTATAAATCTTAtcataaaacaaaatgatttgACTCCTCTCCCATGGTTTTGAAAACGAGGATATATAACAAGTATTGTTAAGTGATGAGTCATACAATTACTTATAAAACCAAAATGGCTAACTAACATGCATGATGAGAtgtgataattaaataacagtTAATTTTCTCACCATGAATTCACTCTGGATCTGCTCAAGGAAAGGAGTTGGCCTCCTCCTCCAGCTAGCAAATTTGAAGTGAGATCTTCTCGTGGTCTTTGAACTGCGGTTGAAAGTAGGGTTTCAGAAAAACTTGTAGCAGATGAAAGTGAAGGAGCTATTGCACTGATGGATTTCAAAGTGCCTGTTTGGCAACCCAAAGGAGGGTATGTTTGGTTTGGTGGGAAAGGAATATTGAACAACCCCATCTGCGTAGGGATCTGATCTTGCTCTTCAAACAAGCTATGGTTAACATTAGTTTGGGATGTTGTTGACATCATTTCTTGATTATCTTCTCTACCCTTTGAGATCGATCCAACACACTCTCTAGCTATCTATCTCCCTTACTTAAACTAAGAGAAGATCATTGTAACAATAACAAGACAAAAGTGGTTAGTTCCCTTTACCGAAACGAAAGAGGGTTTCTCTCGAACTTTGGCGACGAGGTTACACCATGATCTGGAAGTATGTCTTATAACGACGTAGTTCAACcaactttcccttttctttttggcTGTCTTTACTTGCTTTAAAGAATATATgtcaatttctaataaattcttTCACGTCTCGTGTGGAGATTCATTAACTAGATAAATCCCgaaataggaaaaataaataataaaaaaataataataaatacatagtTGGGTAGGGCAGAATGTTGAAAAAGGAAGTGGAAGAATATGCAAAAGGTGAGACTATAGTAACAATTCAATCTGACCTTGTGGTTTGCTTCAAATGATAATGGTACTGTTTGTCCTATAAAGCTTGGAAATTCCATGTCCTTCGTGGTTAGTGGAACTTCACTGTGACATGGAAGTCAACAATACaagacaaatgaaaaaaaatgtataatctttatttttttacgcCCTAACTTTTATATGAAcctacattttttaaattatat encodes the following:
- the LOC114410136 gene encoding probable WRKY transcription factor 13 isoform X2 — protein: MMSTTSQTNVNHSLFEEQDQIPTQMGLFNIPFPPNQTYPPLGCQTGTLKSISAIAPSLSSATSFSETLLSTAVQRPREDLTSNLLAGGGGQLLSLSRSRVNSWAWEEVSDCLMGKRIGGDDNHHLGVSAMKMKKMKARRKVREPRFCFKTMSDVDVLDDGYKWRKYGQKVVKNTQHPSYYRCTQDNCRVKKRVERLAEDPRMVITTYEGRHVHSPSNELEDSQTPSELSNFLW
- the LOC114410136 gene encoding probable WRKY transcription factor 13 isoform X4; its protein translation is MMSTTSQTNVNHSLFEEQDQIPTQMGLFNIPFPPNQTYPPLGCQTGTLKSISAIAPSLSSATSFSETLLSTAVQRPREDLTSNLLAGGGGQLLSLSRSRVNSWAWEEVSDCLMGKRIGGDDNHHLGVSAMKMKKMKARRKVREPRFCFKTMSDVDVLDDGYKWRKYGQKVVKNTQHPRNYKLLFRWKD
- the LOC114410136 gene encoding probable WRKY transcription factor 13 isoform X1, whose amino-acid sequence is MMSTTSQTNVNHSLFEEQDQIPTQMGLFNIPFPPNQTYPPLGCQTGTLKSISAIAPSLSSATSFSETLLSTAVQRPREDLTSNLLAGGGGQLLSLSRSRVNSWAWEEVSDCLMGKRIGGDDNHHLGVSAMKMKKMKARRKVREPRFCFKTMSDVDVLDDGYKWRKYGQKVVKNTQHPRSYYRCTQDNCRVKKRVERLAEDPRMVITTYEGRHVHSPSNELEDSQTPSELSNFLW
- the LOC114410136 gene encoding probable WRKY transcription factor 13 isoform X3 is translated as MMSTTSQTNVNHSLFEEQDQIPTQMGLFNIPFPPNQTYPPLGCQTGTLKSISAIAPSLSSATSFSETLLSTAVQRPREDLTSNLLAGGGGQLLSLSRSRVNSWAWEEVSDCLMGKRIGGDDNHHLGVSAMKMKKMKARRKVREPRFCFKTMSDVDVLDDGYKWRKYGQKVVKNTQHPSATCCRNYKLLFRWKD